In one window of Paraflavitalea soli DNA:
- a CDS encoding alpha/beta hydrolase, giving the protein MPVFIWYILIGIAILTIAAWIFQDRFIFKPERLPADFKFKYDVPFHELFFDVAPGVRINGLHFFRKEPKGLILYFHGNSRSIKGWAKYARDFYRYDYDVVMVDYRGFGKSTGKRSEKEMLTDMQFVYETLLQEYPEHHIIVYGRSIGSGFACKIAADNKPRYLILDSPYYNFRKVVTRFLPILPVRYVLRYHLRTDKWIRYVNCHTYIIHGTKDWLIPIRHSESLQAINPSKITLIRIHGGMHNNLPSFPEYHNFIRDILQY; this is encoded by the coding sequence TTGCCTGTCTTCATCTGGTATATACTCATTGGTATTGCTATCCTCACCATAGCTGCCTGGATATTCCAGGACCGGTTTATCTTTAAACCGGAACGATTACCAGCCGATTTCAAGTTCAAATATGATGTCCCCTTCCATGAACTCTTTTTCGATGTAGCGCCTGGCGTACGCATCAACGGATTGCATTTCTTTCGCAAGGAACCCAAGGGACTCATCCTCTATTTCCATGGCAATAGCCGCAGCATCAAAGGCTGGGCCAAATATGCCCGCGATTTTTACCGCTATGATTATGATGTGGTGATGGTGGACTACCGTGGTTTTGGTAAAAGCACCGGCAAACGCAGCGAAAAGGAAATGCTCACCGATATGCAGTTTGTGTACGAAACCCTGCTGCAGGAATACCCCGAGCACCACATTATTGTTTATGGACGCAGCATCGGCAGTGGCTTTGCCTGCAAAATAGCCGCCGACAACAAACCCCGCTACCTCATACTTGATTCGCCGTATTACAACTTCCGCAAAGTGGTCACCCGTTTCCTGCCCATCCTACCCGTGCGGTACGTATTGCGCTATCACCTCCGCACCGACAAATGGATACGCTACGTAAACTGCCATACCTATATTATCCATGGCACCAAGGACTGGCTCATCCCTATCCGGCACAGCGAGAGCCTCCAGGCAATCAACCCTTCCAAGATCACCCTCATCCGCATTCATGGCGGAATGCATAATAACTTACCTTCGTTTCCCGAGTACCACAATTTTATCCGTGATATTCTGCAATATTGA
- a CDS encoding KUP/HAK/KT family potassium transporter has protein sequence MGKLDKVTAATLLIALGIIYGDIGTSPLYVLNAITGDRVIDEKLILGSLSCIIWTLTLQTTIKYVILTLKADNRGEGGIFSLYALVRRQKKWLVLPAMIGGAALLADGMITPPISVTSSIEGLRNIDALGIIPDSTIVYIVLGIITALFFLQQFGTASIGKMFGPIMFCWFLMLAILGVSHLFDDMHIFRAFSPHYAIELLTTYDDGRGFWILGAVFLCTTGAEALYSDLGHCGRANIRYSWIFVKTCLILNYLGQGAYLLSTYGGKKITREFISEGFNPFYAIMPQWFLIPGIIIATAAAIIASQALISGSFTLISEAMRLNLWPKMRINYPTEEKGQLYVPGINTILFLGCCGIVLYFKKSSAMEAAYGLAITMCMIATTILFANFLVSRRARPLLIYLFLIVYLSIELSFLFANLDKFPHGGFVTLIVGGGLFAVMYIWFRSRKIKNRYVEFVRLEHYIPQIQELSNDKTVPKYATHLVYLTSANNPKEIEHKIIYSILNKKPKRADIYWFVHVDTLDDPYTCEYKVDHIIPNDIIRVEFRLGFRMEPRINLMFRKVVADLVANKEVNITSRYESLERNNVVGDFQFVVMEKFLSQDNELPIFERFIMKLHFWIKEWSLSEERGFGLDVSNVTIEKFPLIVAPIENPGLKRIYDPEELL, from the coding sequence GTGGGCAAATTAGATAAAGTAACCGCCGCAACCTTACTCATTGCGTTAGGAATCATCTACGGAGATATCGGTACCTCCCCTCTCTATGTATTGAATGCCATCACCGGCGACAGGGTAATTGACGAAAAACTAATACTGGGTTCATTATCCTGTATTATCTGGACCCTTACCTTGCAGACGACCATTAAATACGTCATTCTGACCCTAAAAGCCGACAACCGGGGAGAAGGAGGTATTTTCTCGCTATACGCACTGGTACGCCGGCAAAAGAAATGGCTGGTGCTCCCCGCCATGATCGGCGGTGCAGCCCTCCTGGCCGACGGGATGATCACCCCGCCTATTTCTGTTACCTCTTCCATTGAGGGCTTACGTAATATCGACGCCCTCGGCATCATTCCGGATTCCACCATTGTTTATATAGTATTGGGCATCATTACAGCCCTTTTCTTCCTGCAGCAATTTGGTACCGCTTCCATTGGTAAGATGTTTGGCCCCATTATGTTCTGCTGGTTTCTTATGCTGGCTATACTGGGAGTTTCGCATTTGTTCGATGACATGCATATTTTCCGGGCATTCAGTCCGCACTATGCCATTGAATTACTAACCACCTACGATGATGGCAGAGGCTTCTGGATACTGGGTGCAGTATTCCTTTGTACTACCGGGGCCGAAGCATTGTATTCCGACCTCGGCCACTGTGGAAGGGCCAATATCCGGTATTCCTGGATATTTGTTAAGACCTGCCTTATCTTAAATTACCTGGGTCAGGGGGCGTACCTATTGTCCACTTATGGAGGCAAGAAGATTACCCGCGAGTTCATCAGCGAAGGTTTCAACCCGTTCTATGCCATCATGCCCCAGTGGTTCCTGATCCCCGGGATTATTATAGCTACTGCTGCCGCCATCATTGCCAGCCAGGCCCTGATCAGCGGTTCCTTCACCCTGATCAGTGAGGCCATGCGGCTCAACCTATGGCCCAAAATGCGCATTAACTATCCTACAGAAGAGAAAGGACAATTATACGTACCCGGTATCAACACTATTTTATTCCTGGGTTGCTGTGGCATTGTGCTCTATTTCAAGAAATCATCTGCCATGGAAGCCGCTTACGGGCTGGCTATCACCATGTGCATGATCGCTACAACCATCCTGTTTGCCAATTTCCTTGTTTCTCGGCGTGCTAGGCCCCTGCTGATCTATTTATTCCTCATCGTATACCTCAGCATAGAATTGTCTTTCCTGTTTGCCAACCTCGACAAGTTTCCGCATGGAGGCTTTGTAACATTGATCGTGGGTGGTGGATTGTTTGCCGTCATGTACATCTGGTTCCGCAGCCGCAAGATCAAGAACCGCTACGTGGAATTTGTACGCCTGGAACATTATATCCCCCAGATACAGGAATTGAGCAACGACAAAACCGTTCCCAAATACGCTACCCACCTGGTATACCTTACCAGCGCCAATAACCCCAAGGAAATTGAGCATAAGATCATTTATTCCATCCTCAACAAAAAGCCCAAACGGGCCGATATCTACTGGTTTGTACACGTAGATACCCTGGATGATCCCTATACCTGCGAATACAAGGTAGACCATATCATTCCCAACGATATTATCCGCGTGGAATTCAGGCTCGGTTTCCGCATGGAACCCCGCATCAACCTCATGTTCCGTAAAGTAGTGGCCGACCTGGTGGCCAACAAGGAAGTGAACATCACCAGCCGGTATGAAAGCCTGGAAAGGAACAATGTGGTAGGCGACTTCCAGTTTGTAGTGATGGAAAAATTCCTGAGTCAGGATAATGAGTTGCCCATCTTCGAGCGCTTCATCATGAAACTGCATTTCTGGATCAAAGAATGGAGCCTTTCTGAAGAACGCGGTTTTGGATTGGATGTATCGAACGTAACGATCGAAAAGTTCCCGCTTATTGTGGCCCCTATTGAGAATCCCGGCCTCAAAAGGATATACGATCCCGAGGAGCTGTTGTAG
- a CDS encoding alpha/beta hydrolase, with translation MKKKKIYRWASILIMIYCIIGIGIYYGQDKVMFHPVPLKPDYNYNFHMPYKEVNIPYATGVNMNVIQFTTTDSVPRGVVLYFHGNKQNIGHYATYAPSFTKQGYEVWMIDYPGYGKSTGSFTEQHLYDWALTFYKLARARFKPDSIILYGKSMGTGIATQLASIRDCKRLILECPYYSFPSIAGSYFPIYPVERMIRLKIPTWQYMQQVTAPVTIFHGTDDGVIRFSNAEKLQPFLKPIDQFITLEGGSHNNLSEYPMYQQKLDSLLK, from the coding sequence ATGAAGAAGAAGAAAATATACCGATGGGCAAGTATTCTCATTATGATCTATTGCATCATCGGCATCGGTATTTATTACGGACAGGATAAGGTCATGTTTCACCCCGTGCCACTGAAGCCCGACTACAACTACAACTTCCACATGCCCTATAAGGAGGTGAATATTCCCTATGCTACCGGTGTGAACATGAATGTGATACAGTTCACCACCACCGATTCTGTACCACGGGGTGTGGTATTGTATTTTCATGGCAATAAGCAGAATATAGGCCATTATGCTACCTACGCACCCAGCTTTACAAAACAGGGATATGAAGTATGGATGATCGATTATCCGGGTTATGGTAAAAGTACCGGCTCTTTCACCGAGCAACACCTGTATGATTGGGCGCTTACCTTTTACAAGCTGGCCCGCGCCCGTTTCAAACCCGATAGCATTATTTTATATGGTAAGTCGATGGGAACAGGCATCGCCACGCAACTGGCCTCCATCCGCGACTGCAAACGCCTGATACTGGAATGCCCTTATTACAGCTTCCCTTCCATTGCAGGTTCTTATTTCCCCATCTATCCCGTGGAAAGAATGATACGCCTCAAGATACCTACCTGGCAATACATGCAGCAGGTAACAGCGCCTGTCACCATTTTCCATGGCACGGATGATGGCGTTATCCGGTTCAGCAATGCCGAAAAACTACAACCCTTTCTCAAACCCATCGATCAATTCATTACTCTTGAAGGCGGTAGTCACAACAATCTTAGTGAGTATCCAATGTATCAGCAAAAACTGGATTCCTTATTGAAATAG
- a CDS encoding hydrogen peroxide-inducible genes activator, which produces MTFVQLEYVVAVDVCRHFAMAASRCFVTQPTLSMQIQKLEEELGVKIFDRSKQPVVPTEAGMEIIDQARKILAEKNVIQEIVQNKKGVLTGELRIGIIPTLAPYLLPLFVQSFARKYPHVKLIVQEMLTEYIITRLREGRIDVGIVVTPLQEKGIKEHVLFYEELLAYVARKNVAYKKTYVLAQDIDPEKLWLMEEGHCFRSQIVNLCELRKSSEMSSHFEYEAGSIEALRRMVELNDGITILPELTTLDMDSKRLQLIRHFQKPAPMREVSIVVHRDFVKKRLIEVLKEEITAAVPEKVRKNKSSNVVPI; this is translated from the coding sequence ATGACCTTTGTTCAGTTGGAGTATGTGGTAGCGGTGGATGTATGCCGGCACTTTGCCATGGCTGCCAGTCGTTGTTTTGTGACGCAGCCTACCTTGAGCATGCAGATACAGAAGCTGGAGGAAGAGCTGGGTGTTAAGATATTTGACCGCAGCAAGCAGCCGGTGGTGCCTACAGAAGCAGGCATGGAGATCATTGACCAGGCGCGCAAGATACTGGCAGAAAAAAATGTGATCCAGGAGATCGTTCAGAATAAAAAAGGGGTGCTCACGGGCGAGTTGCGGATAGGTATTATTCCTACCCTGGCGCCTTACCTGCTGCCGCTCTTTGTGCAAAGCTTCGCCAGGAAATATCCGCATGTAAAGCTGATCGTACAGGAAATGCTGACAGAATATATCATTACCCGCCTGCGGGAAGGACGTATTGATGTGGGCATTGTGGTAACACCCCTGCAGGAAAAAGGCATTAAAGAACATGTGCTTTTTTATGAGGAGCTGCTGGCCTATGTAGCACGAAAGAATGTAGCCTATAAAAAGACCTATGTACTGGCGCAGGATATTGACCCCGAAAAATTGTGGCTGATGGAAGAGGGGCATTGCTTCCGCTCGCAGATCGTGAACCTGTGCGAGCTACGCAAATCCAGTGAAATGAGCAGTCATTTTGAATATGAAGCGGGGAGTATCGAAGCATTGCGCCGGATGGTAGAACTAAATGATGGCATTACGATCCTGCCCGAGCTTACCACGCTTGATATGGACAGCAAACGCTTACAACTGATCCGCCATTTTCAAAAACCTGCTCCCATGCGGGAAGTGAGCATTGTAGTGCACCGCGATTTTGTGAAGAAACGGCTGATCGAAGTACTCAAGGAAGAGATCACCGCCGCGGTACCGGAGAAGGTACGGAAGAACAAGAGCTCGAATGTGGTGCCGATCTAG